One segment of Triticum aestivum cultivar Chinese Spring chromosome 2A, IWGSC CS RefSeq v2.1, whole genome shotgun sequence DNA contains the following:
- the LOC123190544 gene encoding peroxisome biogenesis protein 22 (The sequence of the model RefSeq protein was modified relative to this genomic sequence to represent the inferred CDS: added 18 bases not found in genome assembly), translating to MASESAAASASSPAAARAGGGKDDELADLVRRIVDVLSRYSDRLPFDLDRQKLRSLTTLAAIAITIVFAWKLLRAPPEQPRRQRRRDAPSSSNTSSRSQPGALVGTDACSSVDSRAHEAINQLFQPVNLTLEQLVRHKLSEGRRVTCRLLGVILEETTPEELQNHVTVKPSVLEVLLEIAKICDVYLMEHVLDDESEEKVLSALSEAGLFTSGGLVREKVLFCSTEIGRTSFVRQLEPDWHIDSSPEIVHQLSRFIKYQLHISPQQTERVSPNVFSSASLEQFFGGLDQR from the exons gcggcgtcggcttcgtccccggcggcggcgcgggccgggggCGGGAAGGACGACGAGCTGGCCGATCTGGTGCGGCGCATCGTCGACGTCCTCTCCCGCTACTCCGATCGCCTCCCCTTCGACCTCGACCGCCAG AAGCTTCGCTCGCTTACCACACTTGCTGCAATTGCCATCACAATTGTATTTGCCTGGAAACTGTTGAGAGCTCCTCCAGAGCAACCTCGGAGGCAACGGAGACGGGATGCTCCATCATCTAGCAACACAAGCAGTAGATCACAGCCAGGTGCTTTGGTCGGAACGGATGCCTGCTCATCGGTAGATTCAAGAGCACATGAAGCGATCAATCAGCTTTTCCAACCAGTAAAT CTGACTCTTGAGCAGCTTGTCAGGCATAAACTGAGCGAAGGGCGAAGG GTTACCTGCCGGTTACTTGGTGTGATTTTGGAGGAAACAACTCCAGAGGAGCTCCAG AATCACGTTACAGTGAAACCTTCTGTTTTGGAGGTTCTTCTAGAAATTGCAAAAATTTGTGACGTCTATCTGATGGAGCACGTTCTTGATGATGAAAGTGAG GAAAAGGTACTGTCTGCCCTAAGTGAAGCTGGGCTTTTTACCAGTGGCGGTTTGGTGAGAGAGAAG GTTCTCTTCTGCAGTACGGAAATTGGCCGCACCTCTTTTGTCCGGCAACTGGAACCTGACTGGCACATTGACTCGAGTCCTGAAATCGTTCACCAGTTATCT AGGTTTATCAAGTATCAGCTGCACATTTCGCCACAGCAAACAGAAAGGGTGTCACCCAATGTTTTCAGCTCTGCAAGCTTGGAACAGTTCTTTGGAGGCCTTGATCAGAGATGA